Proteins encoded in a region of the Cytobacillus pseudoceanisediminis genome:
- a CDS encoding phage tail tape measure protein, which produces MKLSIPQIKMPKLPKFTISGDFGLNPPRVPKIGIKWNAKGAIFTQPTIFGMHGGMLQGAGEAGPEAALPLNEETLGAIGRGIASTMGTRQPMIIQMVTPDRRVLAEMVVDDITELQEFNQDRKSKFSKG; this is translated from the coding sequence ATGAAACTATCGATTCCGCAAATAAAAATGCCGAAACTACCTAAATTTACGATTTCAGGCGACTTTGGCCTGAATCCACCGAGAGTACCTAAGATAGGTATTAAGTGGAACGCAAAGGGAGCTATTTTTACACAGCCAACTATTTTCGGAATGCACGGGGGCATGCTACAGGGGGCTGGAGAAGCTGGACCAGAAGCAGCACTTCCATTAAACGAGGAAACCCTAGGTGCTATTGGAAGAGGTATTGCATCCACTATGGGCACAAGACAGCCTATGATCATCCAAATGGTTACTCCAGATAGAAGAGTTCTGGCTGAAATGGTTGTCGATGATATTACGGAATTACAAGAGTTTAATCAAGACAGAAAAAGTAAGTTTTCAAAGGGGTGA
- a CDS encoding major tail protein, which translates to MMTKAQEMLYPVGVENLYIATMTGGKDTAASIPAYDTQIYSLPTIETIGIQGNPTTATKWASNKLFVNATKNSTFTLTLDHTALPVEVTDKIMGYLATKGIVFETSDVKELPYFAVGFIAPLNDGSKIARWYPRVQVTPPQESYTSATEESTIPTQQLVMTASPLLFNKVTKVDFNSARDSATGITAEEFMEQVVADQSQLETLFPTGV; encoded by the coding sequence ATGATGACAAAAGCTCAAGAAATGCTTTATCCGGTTGGAGTAGAAAATTTATATATTGCAACTATGACTGGTGGGAAAGATACAGCAGCATCAATTCCAGCCTATGATACACAGATTTATAGCTTACCGACGATTGAAACAATTGGAATTCAAGGGAATCCAACAACGGCCACAAAATGGGCCTCAAACAAGTTGTTTGTTAATGCTACTAAGAACTCCACCTTCACCTTAACTCTAGATCACACGGCTCTTCCGGTTGAGGTGACAGATAAAATTATGGGGTACTTGGCCACAAAAGGGATTGTATTTGAAACTTCAGATGTTAAGGAACTGCCATATTTTGCAGTAGGTTTTATTGCTCCGTTGAATGATGGGTCTAAAATCGCTCGCTGGTATCCTCGAGTCCAGGTGACACCACCACAAGAGTCTTATACATCTGCTACTGAAGAATCGACCATTCCGACACAGCAGTTGGTCATGACAGCTTCACCGTTATTATTTAATAAAGTTACAAAGGTTGACTTTAATTCTGCTCGTGATAGTGCGACTGGCATTACTGCTGAAGAGTTTATGGAGCAAGTTGTAGCAGATCAGTCTCAATTAGAAACTCTTTTCCCAACTGGAGTGTGA
- a CDS encoding HK97 gp10 family phage protein: MANNNGFAQALDDLRTMINVNQSVEKDELVQAAEYFVSQLESRIKTSAKNKKHLRDSLKIVIKNDYVSVQFEKDAYYWYMVEHGHKKASGKGRVKGQHFVRNTVDDEQERLIDIMAQRMFR, translated from the coding sequence ATGGCCAATAACAATGGTTTTGCCCAGGCTTTAGATGATTTAAGAACGATGATTAATGTTAATCAGTCAGTTGAAAAGGATGAACTGGTGCAAGCTGCTGAATACTTTGTTAGTCAATTGGAAAGCAGGATTAAAACGTCTGCTAAAAATAAGAAGCACTTGAGGGACAGTCTGAAGATAGTTATTAAAAATGATTATGTTTCGGTCCAGTTTGAAAAAGATGCTTACTACTGGTACATGGTTGAACACGGTCATAAAAAAGCCAGCGGAAAAGGAAGAGTCAAAGGGCAACATTTTGTCCGTAACACAGTCGATGATGAGCAGGAAAGGCTTATAGATATTATGGCTCAAAGAATGTTTAGATAG
- a CDS encoding head-tail connector protein, translating into MTNEEYVTKIKSHIHWEEGMDESMLPFYVEQAKTYVQNALGRQVEYLVIMVAGIFYEYRVSEKELGEALDALTPFFVQENYSELDTTSQETDNTMVT; encoded by the coding sequence ATGACCAACGAGGAATATGTCACTAAGATAAAATCACATATTCACTGGGAAGAGGGCATGGATGAATCCATGCTCCCTTTTTATGTGGAGCAGGCAAAAACATATGTGCAAAATGCACTTGGCCGTCAGGTGGAGTATTTAGTGATTATGGTTGCTGGAATCTTTTATGAGTATCGGGTTTCGGAAAAGGAACTTGGAGAGGCACTTGATGCTTTAACTCCTTTCTTTGTCCAGGAGAATTATTCAGAATTGGATACTACCTCACAAGAAACTGATAATACAATGGTCACATAG
- a CDS encoding phage major capsid protein encodes MNKKQLLAMQKRNKKRLTDLRSKLENNEVRAEDLETVQQEVQELADEAQDIADALANMQDEEGEGAGEESGEGSGAGEGEEGRSGEEDGEEGSGDEEGEDEGQRSAGISSEQRSAVMTAISKGLSTRGSKSTKKKEKEIRSAFANFVAGKISEAEARSLGIETGNGSVTVPEVVASEVITYAQEENLLRKYGSVHKTKGNVKYPVLVKKADANVNKKERAAGNPIPETTIEFDEILLSPAEFDALATVTQKLLNMSGAPVETIVIDELKKAYVRKETNYMFNGDDVGNENPGALAKKAVAFYETTPVDITAAGYSQKLYSQLVKFKGQPVTEVLKKSMWIVNRAALTILEDMTDTTGRPLLHQDATDGVGYKLLGHKLDFTDAADGTDPTKPVFYFGDFKAFHIQDVIGGMQLQKLIETYASTNRVGFKIYNLLDGQLVYSPFEPAVYRYEVGATAPVTP; translated from the coding sequence ATGAATAAAAAACAATTACTTGCCATGCAAAAAAGAAACAAGAAGCGTCTTACTGATCTTCGCTCTAAACTTGAAAATAATGAAGTACGTGCAGAAGATTTAGAAACCGTTCAACAAGAAGTCCAAGAGCTTGCTGATGAAGCACAAGATATTGCCGATGCTCTTGCAAATATGCAAGATGAAGAAGGCGAAGGAGCAGGTGAGGAATCAGGGGAAGGGTCTGGTGCTGGTGAAGGTGAGGAAGGCCGTAGCGGTGAGGAGGATGGAGAAGAAGGATCGGGTGATGAAGAAGGTGAAGATGAAGGTCAGCGTTCAGCTGGTATTTCCTCTGAACAACGTTCAGCAGTTATGACTGCCATTTCAAAGGGGCTTTCCACTCGTGGTTCTAAATCCACAAAAAAGAAAGAAAAAGAGATTCGTTCTGCATTTGCGAACTTTGTAGCAGGTAAGATTTCTGAAGCTGAGGCTCGTTCACTAGGGATTGAAACAGGGAATGGCTCAGTAACGGTACCAGAGGTTGTTGCGTCAGAGGTTATTACTTATGCCCAAGAAGAAAACTTGCTTCGAAAATATGGATCCGTTCATAAAACAAAGGGAAATGTAAAATATCCAGTTCTTGTTAAGAAAGCCGATGCTAACGTTAACAAGAAAGAACGTGCAGCTGGAAACCCTATTCCTGAAACTACAATTGAGTTTGACGAAATTCTATTGAGCCCTGCTGAATTTGATGCACTTGCTACTGTTACTCAAAAACTATTAAATATGTCTGGTGCACCAGTCGAAACAATTGTAATTGACGAATTGAAAAAAGCTTATGTCCGTAAAGAAACAAACTACATGTTTAACGGTGATGATGTTGGGAATGAAAACCCTGGAGCATTAGCTAAAAAAGCTGTAGCATTTTACGAAACAACTCCTGTTGATATTACTGCAGCTGGATACTCTCAAAAACTATACTCACAATTGGTGAAATTCAAAGGCCAACCGGTTACGGAAGTATTAAAGAAATCCATGTGGATTGTAAACCGTGCTGCTTTAACTATCTTGGAAGACATGACTGATACAACTGGTCGGCCACTATTGCACCAAGATGCAACTGACGGAGTTGGTTACAAATTGCTTGGTCATAAATTGGACTTCACTGACGCTGCAGACGGAACGGATCCAACTAAGCCAGTATTCTACTTTGGAGATTTCAAGGCATTCCACATTCAAGATGTTATCGGAGGCATGCAATTGCAGAAGCTAATTGAAACTTATGCTAGTACTAACCGGGTAGGTTTTAAGATTTATAACCTGCTTGATGGTCAGCTTGTTTACTCTCCATTTGAACCGGCTGTTTACCGTTATGAAGTAGGTGCGACTGCTCCGGTTACACCTTAA
- a CDS encoding HK97 family phage prohead protease: MTKKRELRTIDITNLRTRDAVNDQPAVISGYAAVFNSKTSIGDFFEEIIMPGAFSNSIATNSDIRALFNHDWNNVLGRTKSGTLRLSEDDRGLKFEVELPNTSLANDLAESMSRGDINQCSFGFFATEETWDYSVEPALRTIHEVELYEISVVSIPAYEDTEVTLVRSKEVDKTVEQRIKILNQIKGVLDNE; encoded by the coding sequence ATGACGAAGAAAAGGGAACTGAGGACAATTGACATCACCAATTTGAGGACGCGGGATGCGGTTAATGATCAGCCGGCCGTTATCAGCGGTTATGCTGCCGTGTTTAATTCTAAGACGAGCATTGGAGATTTCTTTGAGGAAATAATTATGCCTGGAGCATTTAGCAATTCTATCGCTACAAACAGCGATATACGGGCCTTGTTCAACCATGACTGGAACAATGTCTTAGGAAGAACGAAAAGTGGCACGTTGAGGCTGTCAGAGGACGATAGAGGGCTCAAATTTGAAGTGGAGTTGCCAAACACCTCCCTTGCCAATGATTTAGCAGAGAGCATGTCCAGAGGAGATATAAATCAATGTTCCTTCGGTTTCTTTGCAACTGAGGAAACTTGGGATTATTCTGTAGAGCCAGCTTTAAGGACCATTCACGAGGTTGAACTATATGAAATTTCTGTAGTATCTATACCTGCCTATGAAGACACTGAAGTGACTTTGGTGAGGAGTAAAGAGGTAGATAAAACCGTAGAACAACGGATCAAAATATTAAATCAGATAAAGGGAGTTTTGGACAATGAATAA
- a CDS encoding terminase large subunit produces MIERGVNYADIFAKKVRRNPKKYPDTIKKMIDRWYKWKKRKDIWFDVDRANEMMDWVETFVRHTKGDLAGKPFILEDWEKFAYSWIYGWVHKNEKGKVVRVTRECYIQIPKKNGKTLVAVGALGYSMFGEGVLSADCYCCASDFNQAQYAAKPFAATILNHDALMNASTVYKGPKGTVSSVTYDYIFEGLAYQNQFIVMSKNIDSIEGSNPHFVLNDELHKQENMDQYDNFKSAQVARDEPIMFNISTAGKGSSSVGMRVYREAKEVLKNDDNDSNFVMIYEPNKGYDWTDRKVWAMVNPNIGVSVSMSALESEFITAARSAHKKAEFLSKHLNVFVNGADNFFEQDQVEHVLVKDLGDLAGETCYLGLDLSKTTDLTCVSLNFPLHDDEGKSIIKVKQMYFIPNADIEHREKEDNVPYTDLAERGYVQFCDGKMIDQDQVLEYITECMDLYDVQQINYDPAMSQKLIEKCENLGIECLAVNQYPSVMNAMVDDAERIIYEQRLYTDNPLFVYCALNVVVITNMNGMKAPSKRQSKKKIDGFVAFLVAHKETMMLMDDIDENGMDDLISEIYR; encoded by the coding sequence ATGATTGAACGCGGAGTAAATTACGCTGATATTTTTGCAAAAAAGGTAAGAAGGAATCCAAAGAAATACCCTGATACTATCAAAAAAATGATAGATCGGTGGTACAAATGGAAGAAGCGAAAAGACATTTGGTTTGATGTAGATCGAGCCAATGAAATGATGGACTGGGTAGAAACCTTCGTCCGTCATACGAAAGGCGACTTAGCTGGTAAGCCATTTATTCTGGAAGATTGGGAGAAGTTCGCCTATTCATGGATTTATGGATGGGTTCACAAGAATGAAAAAGGCAAAGTAGTCCGTGTAACTCGGGAATGTTACATACAGATACCCAAGAAAAACGGTAAAACGTTGGTTGCTGTGGGTGCCCTGGGCTACTCCATGTTTGGAGAAGGCGTCTTAAGTGCGGATTGTTATTGTTGTGCCAGTGATTTTAACCAGGCCCAATATGCAGCAAAGCCATTCGCTGCAACAATTTTAAACCATGATGCTCTTATGAATGCATCAACCGTATATAAAGGTCCGAAAGGTACTGTCTCCTCTGTTACGTATGATTATATTTTCGAGGGATTGGCATATCAGAATCAATTTATTGTTATGTCTAAAAACATTGATTCCATTGAGGGCTCAAACCCTCACTTTGTTTTAAATGATGAGCTTCATAAGCAAGAGAACATGGATCAATACGACAACTTCAAGTCAGCTCAGGTTGCACGTGATGAGCCAATCATGTTTAATATCTCTACTGCAGGTAAAGGGTCCTCCTCTGTGGGGATGCGTGTGTACCGGGAAGCTAAAGAAGTTCTAAAGAATGATGACAACGATTCAAACTTTGTTATGATTTACGAGCCGAACAAAGGGTATGACTGGACAGACCGAAAAGTCTGGGCAATGGTCAATCCTAATATCGGTGTTTCTGTTTCTATGAGTGCATTAGAATCAGAATTCATTACAGCTGCACGTTCTGCTCATAAGAAGGCGGAGTTTTTATCCAAGCATCTGAATGTATTTGTAAATGGAGCTGATAACTTCTTTGAACAAGACCAGGTCGAACATGTTCTTGTTAAGGATCTTGGGGACCTGGCTGGCGAGACCTGTTATCTAGGTTTGGATTTATCGAAAACAACTGACTTAACTTGTGTGAGTTTGAATTTTCCACTGCATGATGATGAAGGCAAGTCGATCATAAAGGTTAAACAAATGTACTTTATTCCGAATGCAGATATTGAGCATAGGGAAAAAGAGGACAATGTACCTTATACCGATTTAGCAGAGCGCGGTTATGTCCAATTCTGTGATGGAAAGATGATTGATCAGGACCAGGTACTTGAATACATTACTGAATGTATGGATTTATATGATGTTCAGCAGATTAACTATGATCCTGCCATGTCCCAGAAGCTTATTGAGAAATGTGAAAACCTTGGAATAGAGTGTTTAGCGGTTAACCAATACCCATCAGTTATGAATGCGATGGTTGATGATGCTGAACGAATCATTTATGAGCAAAGATTGTATACAGATAATCCGTTATTTGTATATTGCGCTCTGAATGTGGTCGTTATTACGAATATGAATGGCATGAAAGCTCCGAGTAAGCGACAGTCCAAAAAGAAGATTGATGGATTTGTGGCTTTTTTAGTTGCTCATAAAGAAACCATGATGCTTATGGATGACATAGATGAAAATGGAATGGATGATTTAATCAGTGAAATTTATAGATAA
- a CDS encoding P27 family phage terminase small subunit → MATKKERQKIVAEKTETEKQRILKVMRDAEIYTLTLDPLIESYLDIYEIYMTMFLQWKEKGYPATQRHTNKAGATNNSKHPLAQQVETWSDKKTKALDLLGLTNKSKPGKIVTGGSSVRKEEELKKPEPVEDELTAHRNKWRNVK, encoded by the coding sequence ATGGCCACAAAAAAGGAGCGTCAAAAAATCGTTGCAGAAAAAACAGAGACAGAGAAGCAGCGAATTTTAAAGGTAATGCGTGATGCCGAAATTTACACCCTCACCCTGGATCCGTTGATAGAATCCTATCTTGATATCTATGAAATTTATATGACGATGTTTTTGCAGTGGAAAGAAAAAGGGTACCCAGCAACGCAGCGGCATACGAATAAAGCCGGTGCCACAAACAACTCAAAGCATCCTCTTGCGCAGCAGGTTGAGACCTGGTCAGATAAAAAAACAAAGGCTCTTGATTTGCTGGGTTTAACCAATAAGTCTAAGCCAGGGAAAATTGTTACTGGCGGATCTTCTGTTCGAAAAGAGGAGGAGTTAAAAAAGCCGGAACCAGTGGAGGATGAACTTACAGCCCATCGAAATAAATGGCGGAATGTAAAATGA
- a CDS encoding Rho termination factor N-terminal domain-containing protein, with protein sequence MKVEIRRTAQGTEYWDTKEKRSLFVPAGQEPNFNVAVSPESMITDVDSAKEPDATAVTVINLEDMTIKELRSYAAEHNVEIPAEVKKKDDIIKVLSDAE encoded by the coding sequence GTGAAAGTAGAAATCAGAAGAACTGCGCAGGGAACTGAGTACTGGGACACGAAAGAAAAGAGAAGTTTATTTGTACCAGCAGGCCAAGAGCCGAACTTTAATGTAGCTGTTAGTCCTGAGAGTATGATTACGGATGTTGATAGTGCGAAGGAGCCAGATGCTACTGCAGTTACTGTAATTAATTTAGAAGATATGACAATTAAGGAACTGCGCTCATATGCAGCTGAGCATAATGTTGAAATCCCAGCAGAAGTTAAGAAGAAAGATGACATTATTAAAGTATTGTCTGATGCTGAATGA